The Streptomyces sp. HUAS MG91 sequence ACCGAACCCCGCGCCGTTCACGATGGCGTTGTGCGGGGTCATCGTGCCCGGCCCGGTCTGGGTGTTCCAGTACCAGAGGCCGGTCTTCCAGGCGACGGCCGCGTCGTTCTGGACGAGATCGGGATTGTTGAGCAGGTCGATGCCCAGTGCGTCGCCCGCCGCCTTGTAGTTGAAGTTCCAGCTGAGCTGGATCGGGCCGCGGCCGTAGTACTTGTCGGTTCCCGCGGGGCAGCCGTAGGGCTGTGAAGTATCGCAGTAGTGCGGGTAGTTGGCGGTGTTCTGCTCGACGATGTAGACCAGCCCGCCGGTCTCGTGGCTGACATTGGCGAGGAAGGCGGCGGCCTCCTGCTTGCGGACGGTGTCGCTGCCGGTTCCGCTGAATCCCGGATACGCGTCGAGCGCGGCGGTCAGCCCGGAGTAGGTGTAGAAGGAGTTCCGGCCCGGGAACATCTGGTCGAACTGGGCCTCGCTGACGACGAACTCCGCCTGCGTGGAGGCCTCGTGGGCGGGCTTGCCGGCC is a genomic window containing:
- a CDS encoding chitinase, which codes for MRHRILALLTAAGSAATLTALTLTAPAFAEKPAGKPAHEASTQAEFVVSEAQFDQMFPGRNSFYTYSGLTAALDAYPGFSGTGSDTVRKQEAAAFLANVSHETGGLVYIVEQNTANYPHYCDTSQPYGCPAGTDKYYGRGPIQLSWNFNYKAAGDALGIDLLNNPDLVQNDAAVAWKTGLWYWNTQTGPGTMTPHNAIVNGAGFGETIRSINGSIECDGGNPAQVQSRIDSYEKFTQILGVEPGGNLGC